AGAAAAAAGCTATCGGAGCCAGAAATTTCCTTTACCCTATGCCCACTACCCTTGTAGGAGCCGATGTGAAAGGAAAGCCAAACTACCTGACAGTTGCTTTTTGCGGAATCGTTCAGGCAGGTCCCCCAATGATTGCGGTTACTCTGGGGAAAATGCACTATACAAATGAAGGAATTAGGGAAAACAAATGTTTCAGCGTTAATATTCCTTCCAGACACATGCTTGAAGCTACGGATTATTGCGGCATAGTTTCCGGGAAAAAGACTGATAAATCGGGTATTTTTGAAACCTTCTACGGAAGGCTCGAAAAAGCTCCAATGATCCGGGAGTGCCCTGTAAACCTTGAATGCAGGCTGGTTGATACTCTGGACTTTGGCGGGACCAATGAGGTTTTCATTGGTGAGATAGTGGAAAGCTATGCAGAAGAAAAATACCTCTGTAATGGGATTCCTGATATAGAAAAGATCGAACCTATTGTCTTTTCAATGTACGACAACAACTACTGGGGAATTGGCGAGCATCTTGGTAAAGCCTGGTGTGCTGGAAAAAAATTCAGTCAGAATATTAATGA
The genomic region above belongs to Methanosarcina horonobensis HB-1 = JCM 15518 and contains:
- a CDS encoding flavin reductase family protein yields the protein MEAGEKKAIGARNFLYPMPTTLVGADVKGKPNYLTVAFCGIVQAGPPMIAVTLGKMHYTNEGIRENKCFSVNIPSRHMLEATDYCGIVSGKKTDKSGIFETFYGRLEKAPMIRECPVNLECRLVDTLDFGGTNEVFIGEIVESYAEEKYLCNGIPDIEKIEPIVFSMYDNNYWGIGEHLGKAWCAGKKFSQNINEDRNESNR